In Drosophila simulans strain w501 chromosome X, Prin_Dsim_3.1, whole genome shotgun sequence, one DNA window encodes the following:
- the LOC6726394 gene encoding ubiquitin carboxyl-terminal hydrolase MINDY-3 homolog — MNEKIVPEQRGGEDSSSSVTAKSATAAASASSPSMTLASAALESHKTTTITTASSSPRTSGACASSSQSASAPASASSYQEKQPMLNATDMRELREIKQLLWGDNVREDVFKRWSQGFEFSKVEPSALVQKQGGPCAVIAPVQAYLLKIIIMDLPGIKLSEISPDKSQNLLIQALCDILKNCRAPRYRIVHLLRRRGNATEAGSPKKSSPAGEEGCAPAGQAAGSSEEVEEAAEATPASVSKLSQALQLDQDLHEEVSPDEFHERLHTIHFKDIESVARYYMENYGQLAHTYGVLLFMYSVFLTKGSELVAADISDTSEPLIHSTYGYGGQSLINLMLTGRAVAHVWDNEQDVGGLKLRGICEQSDIGFITLMEEMRYCTVGSFFKNPRYPVWVMGSDTHLTVLFSNEKRLVSPETPSETGRRIFKSYDPEGNNFISTTMLREVLVALNLVSEPAYVALMQKRLDPENLGIILLNAFMDEFFPLESRSTPDTFELMHYNGIPGSNENNKVRYYCGTAILLEGDLKSVCTSNPMVTCLQTKWPNIEINWHDGHMPSLN; from the exons ATGAACGAGAAAATCGTGCCGGAGCAGCGCGGCGGCGAAGATTCCTCATCCTCCGTCACGGCGAAAAGTGCAACGGCAGCGGCGTCAGCGTCGTCACCGTCGATGACGTTGGCCTCGGCGGCCTTGGAATCGCACAAGACGACCACCATCACaaccgccagcagcagcccTCGCACCAGTGGTGCATGTGCATCCTCCTCTCAATCTGCATCTGCACCTGCATCGGCGTCCAGCTACCAGGAAAAGCAGCCGATGCTGAATGCCACCGATATGCGCGAACTGCGCGAAATCAAGCAGTTGCTGTGGGGCGACAATGTGCGCGAAGATGTATTCAAGCGTTGGTCTCAAG GATTCGAGTTTAGTAAAGTGGAACCGTCTGCATTGGTGCAGAAGCAGGGCGGTCCTTGTGCTGTGATAGCGCCGGTGCAGGCGTACTTGCTTAAGATTATTATCATGGACTTGCCAGGCATCAAGCTCTCGGAG ATTTCCCCCGACAAATCGCAGAACCTGCTGATCCAGGCATTGTGTGACATCCTGAAGAACTGTCGGGCGCCGCGTTACCGCATCGTCCATCTCTTGCGCCGACGAGGAAACGCTACAGAGGCTGGATCACCCAAAAAAAGCTCACCGGCCGGCGAGGAAGGATGTGCTCCAGCAGGCCAAGCGGCAGGATCTTCCGAagaggtggaggaggcggcTGAAGCCACTCCCGCCTCGGTCAGCAAGTTGTCCCAGGCCCTGCAGCTCGATCAGGACTTGCACGAGGAAGTGTCGCCGGATGAGTTCCACGAGCGCCTGCACACGATCCACTTCAAGGATATCGAATCCGTGGCCCGCTACTATATGGAGAACTACGGCCAGCTGGCGCACACATACGGCGTGCTGCTGTTCATGTACTCGGTGTTCCTCACCAAGGGCTCGGAGCTGGTTGCGGCCGATATATCGGACACGTCGGAGCCCCTGATACACAGCACATACGGCTATGGCGGTCAGTCGCTGATTAACCTGATGCTAACTGGGCGAGCCGTTGCCCATGTCTGGGATAATGAGCAGGACGTTGGCGGACTGAAGCTGCGTGGCATCTGTGAGCAGAGCGACATCGGCTTTATAACACTGATGGAGGAAATGCGTTACTGCACGGTGGGCTCCTTCTTCAAGAACCCACGCTATCCCGTATGGGTGATGGGCTCCGATACGCATTTAACCG TTCTGTTCAGCAACGAAAAGAGGCTTGTCTCGCCAGAGACGCCCTCGGAAACTGGTCGACGTATCTTCAAATCGTACGACCCGGAGGGCAACAATTTCATATCGACCACAATGCTGCGCGAAGTCCTCGTCGCCTTGAATCTGGTCAGCGAGCCGGCCTA TGTCGCCCTCATGCAGAAGCGTCTTGATCCGGAGAACTTGGGCATTATACTGCTAAATGCGTTCATGGACGAGTTCTTCCCGCTGGAGAGCCGCTCCACGCCTGATACGTTCGAGCTGATGCACTACAACGGCATACCGGGCTCCAATGAGAACAACAAG GTGCGCTACTATTGCGGCACGGCCATTTTGCTGGAAGGCGATCTGAAGTCGGTCTGCACCTCGAACCCGATGGTCACCTGCCTGCAGACCAAGTGGCCAAACATCGAGATAAACTGGCACGACGGCCATATGCCCTCCTTGAATTGA